A single window of Alphaproteobacteria bacterium DNA harbors:
- a CDS encoding cytochrome C, producing the protein MPIFLDHPIKIPVSVSGFFLLTIVLAPSAPAHAIPPFARQTGLECSACHTVYPQLTAYGRQFKMNGYVDGDVDTALYKKIGAWLQGSFTRTNKGQSGGAAPDFGENDNFALDQGSLFFGGRVIDKVGAFVQGTYDGIGKAFAWDNIDVRFANRGTVAGEDVAYGVSLNNSPSVTDPWNTTPVWSFPFDGSGLAPTPAASPLLKDGLGQIVIGASAFADWNSSIYGEVGLYHTLPRNMINALDVSSDGAPKSNGLAPYWRFAWHRDDGTNNFMVGTFGLYASLYPNGEKSAGADRYTDLGFDAQYQYVGDRDSVTVRGTLIHEMQDLAASATLGGADSATGALNSADASIAYLYDGTYQFSLGASHLWGGSDAALYGTPSGSPTSTSFTAQIDWLPFNKEPWSVYEWFNPRLSLQYVHYTRFDGSSGNVDGTGRDASDNDTLFLLLTATF; encoded by the coding sequence ATGCCTATTTTCTTAGATCACCCCATCAAGATTCCTGTTTCCGTCAGCGGTTTTTTTCTTCTTACCATTGTCCTTGCGCCAAGCGCGCCGGCCCATGCCATTCCACCGTTTGCGCGCCAGACGGGCCTGGAATGCAGCGCCTGCCATACCGTCTATCCGCAACTAACCGCTTACGGACGGCAATTCAAGATGAACGGTTATGTCGATGGGGATGTCGACACGGCCCTCTACAAGAAAATCGGTGCATGGCTTCAAGGATCCTTCACCCGCACGAACAAAGGCCAATCCGGCGGGGCCGCGCCGGACTTCGGCGAGAACGACAATTTCGCATTGGACCAGGGCAGCCTGTTTTTTGGCGGGCGGGTCATCGACAAGGTCGGAGCCTTTGTGCAAGGCACCTATGACGGCATCGGCAAGGCCTTTGCCTGGGACAACATCGACGTGCGATTTGCCAACCGGGGCACGGTTGCGGGCGAAGACGTCGCTTACGGCGTCAGCCTCAACAACAGCCCGTCCGTGACCGATCCGTGGAACACGACTCCGGTCTGGTCGTTCCCGTTCGACGGATCGGGACTTGCGCCAACGCCCGCAGCCTCGCCCCTGCTCAAAGATGGCCTCGGGCAGATCGTGATTGGCGCGAGTGCCTTTGCCGACTGGAATTCGAGCATTTATGGCGAGGTCGGCCTCTATCACACGCTGCCCCGCAACATGATCAACGCGCTGGACGTCAGTTCCGACGGCGCCCCGAAATCGAACGGGCTCGCACCCTATTGGCGGTTCGCATGGCACCGCGACGACGGAACGAACAATTTCATGGTGGGCACGTTCGGCCTCTACGCTTCGCTCTACCCGAACGGTGAGAAGAGCGCCGGCGCGGACCGCTACACCGACCTGGGCTTCGATGCCCAGTACCAGTATGTCGGTGACCGCGACAGTGTCACCGTACGCGGCACGCTGATCCATGAAATGCAGGACTTGGCGGCGTCGGCCACGCTGGGCGGTGCCGACAGTGCCACCGGGGCGCTCAACAGTGCCGATGCAAGCATCGCCTACCTCTATGACGGGACCTATCAGTTCAGCCTCGGGGCATCCCATCTGTGGGGCGGCTCCGACGCCGCGCTCTACGGCACGCCCAGCGGCTCGCCGACGAGCACCAGCTTTACCGCCCAGATCGACTGGCTGCCGTTCAACAAGGAACCCTGGTCGGTTTATGAGTGGTTCAACCCGCGCCTGTCGCTCCAATACGTGCATTACACGCGCTTCGACGGCAGCAGCGGCAATGTGGACGGGACCGGGCGCGATGCCTCCGACAACGACACACTCTTTCTACTCCTAACGGCGACGTTCTAA
- a CDS encoding bifunctional 3-(3-hydroxy-phenyl)propionate/3-hydroxycinnamic acid hydroxylase — protein MSLPDRVPVLVVGAGPTGLVAAHLLATYGVETLLVDALPEPLDIPRAVSLDDEGLRTLDACGQAEAMLPQLRHSEGSRYYLEGGVPFAEVGPGPMEYGWPRRNIFHQPDLEQTLLARLAQRPEVSLVRGVTLAGFRQTAEAVSATLLHEGRPHPVRAGVLIAADGARSTVRGLLGARLEGDTYPQDWIVLDLARDPNDEPVSQFHCDPARPWVSIPTPFGGRRYEFMLLPGEDGAEMVKLATLQRLLAPIRPLAAEDILRAVIYTFHARVADRWGEGRVWLAGDAAHLTPPFAGQGMNAGLRDAHNLAWKAAMVVRGEAPPAILASYVRERREPARAMIRLAVAMGEIVMPLGPEQKQLRDATLLGLQRFPEARDWLLHMKFKPKPRYDGGLFVDLGAPEQPPASLVGAMVPNPQVERADGSVVRLDRELGPWFALMGRGTERPWPARGPDPYALQPLRAHRDQCVLVRPDRYVAAAGETPATVAAAWQALVSGA, from the coding sequence TTGTCCCTTCCCGATCGCGTTCCCGTGCTGGTGGTCGGTGCCGGGCCGACCGGCCTCGTTGCCGCGCACTTGCTGGCGACCTATGGCGTCGAAACGCTGCTGGTGGATGCGCTGCCCGAGCCACTGGACATCCCGCGGGCGGTCTCGTTGGACGACGAGGGGTTGCGCACGCTCGACGCCTGCGGCCAGGCGGAGGCGATGCTGCCGCAACTGCGGCATTCGGAGGGCTCGCGCTATTATCTGGAAGGCGGCGTTCCGTTCGCCGAGGTCGGACCGGGGCCGATGGAATACGGCTGGCCGCGGCGCAACATCTTTCACCAGCCGGACCTGGAGCAGACCCTGCTCGCACGCCTGGCGCAGCGGCCCGAAGTGTCGCTGGTGCGGGGCGTCACGCTCGCCGGCTTCCGACAGACGGCGGAGGCGGTGAGCGCGACGCTGCTGCACGAGGGCCGGCCGCACCCTGTCCGCGCCGGCGTGCTGATCGCCGCCGATGGCGCGCGCAGCACGGTGCGGGGCCTGCTGGGCGCGCGGCTGGAGGGCGACACCTATCCGCAGGACTGGATCGTGCTCGACCTGGCCCGCGATCCGAACGACGAGCCGGTGTCGCAATTCCATTGCGACCCGGCCCGGCCCTGGGTCTCGATCCCGACGCCGTTCGGCGGCCGGCGCTATGAGTTCATGCTGCTGCCGGGCGAGGACGGGGCGGAGATGGTGAAGCTGGCGACCCTGCAACGGCTGCTGGCGCCGATCCGGCCGCTGGCGGCGGAGGACATCCTCCGCGCCGTCATCTACACCTTCCACGCCCGCGTTGCGGACCGCTGGGGCGAGGGCCGGGTCTGGCTCGCCGGCGACGCCGCGCACCTGACCCCGCCCTTTGCCGGCCAGGGCATGAATGCGGGCCTGCGCGACGCGCACAACCTGGCCTGGAAAGCGGCCATGGTGGTGCGGGGCGAGGCGCCGCCGGCGATCCTGGCCAGCTATGTGCGCGAGCGGCGCGAGCCGGCCCGGGCGATGATCCGCCTGGCCGTCGCCATGGGCGAGATCGTCATGCCGCTGGGGCCGGAGCAAAAACAGTTGCGCGACGCCACATTGCTGGGCCTGCAACGCTTCCCGGAGGCGCGGGACTGGCTGTTGCACATGAAATTCAAACCGAAGCCGCGCTATGACGGCGGCCTGTTCGTGGACCTGGGCGCGCCGGAGCAGCCGCCGGCCTCGCTGGTCGGCGCGATGGTGCCGAACCCGCAGGTCGAGCGCGCTGACGGCTCGGTCGTGCGGCTGGACCGGGAGTTGGGTCCCTGGTTCGCCCTGATGGGCCGGGGCACCGAGCGGCCCTGGCCGGCCCGCGGCCCGGACCCTTACGCGCTCCAGCCGCTGCGCGCGCACCGCGACCAGTGCGTGCTGGTCCGCCCGGACCGCTATGTGGCCGCCGCCGGCGAGACGCCGGCAACCGTCGCGGCCGCCTGGCAAGCGCTGGTGTCCGGCGCCTAG
- a CDS encoding HAD-IA family hydrolase: MSPPWHRYKALTFDVGGTVFDWHGTIAPAVAAMLPGVDARAFANDWRRTMFRLLAEVRAGRLPRHNSDRLHRLALDHVLPRFPSAFLSERQKDELASAWHVLRAWPDAAAAIETLRSRYTVTVLTVLSWRSVVASSKAAGIGWDGILSCEFLPAYKPERAAYLAAPRLIGCAPHETVMVAAHADGDLEHAVRAGLAAAYVDRPSEYGETRAPALPERRYYMAEAVDFADLARQLTDPDYLKDA; the protein is encoded by the coding sequence ATGAGCCCGCCCTGGCACCGTTACAAGGCGCTGACCTTCGATGTCGGCGGCACCGTGTTCGACTGGCACGGCACGATCGCGCCGGCCGTCGCGGCGATGCTGCCGGGCGTCGATGCCCGCGCCTTCGCCAACGACTGGCGCCGCACCATGTTCCGCCTGCTGGCCGAGGTGCGGGCCGGGCGCCTGCCGCGCCACAACTCCGACCGGTTGCACCGGCTCGCCCTCGACCACGTGCTGCCGCGCTTCCCGTCGGCCTTTCTGAGCGAACGGCAGAAGGACGAATTGGCGAGCGCCTGGCACGTGCTGCGCGCCTGGCCGGATGCCGCCGCGGCGATCGAGACCCTGCGCAGCCGCTACACGGTGACGGTGCTGACGGTGCTCTCCTGGCGCTCGGTGGTGGCGTCGTCGAAGGCGGCGGGCATCGGCTGGGATGGTATTCTCTCCTGCGAGTTCCTGCCGGCCTACAAGCCGGAGCGCGCGGCCTATCTCGCCGCGCCGCGCCTGATTGGCTGCGCCCCGCACGAAACCGTCATGGTCGCGGCCCATGCCGACGGCGACCTGGAACACGCCGTCCGAGCCGGCCTCGCCGCCGCCTATGTCGACCGTCCCTCCGAATACGGCGAGACCCGCGCGCCGGCCCTGCCGGAACGGCGCTACTACATGGCGGAGGCGGTGGATTTCGCCGACCTGGCCCGGCAACTGACCGACCCGGACTATTTGAAGGACGCCTGA
- a CDS encoding fumarylacetoacetate hydrolase family protein, protein MTVALSPEAILPQDHGLLVGRVWRPAPVAGPSVVRIDGGRVVDITRAFPTMADVLNAPDRAARVRHAAGEPIGDLAALLAESAPDRRRGAHFLAPSDLQPTKAAGVTFAISMLERVIEEQAKGDPARAAALRTTIQQQIGADLAAIVPGSAQADALKAQLIGMGAWSQYLEVGIGPMAEIFTKAPPMAAVGVGAMIGLHPDSTWNNPEPEIALAIAASGEVVGATLGNDVNLRDVEGRSALLLGRAKDNNASAALGPFLRLFDESFGIDDVRAAHLTLKVSGEDQFVLEGASDMRAISRDPLDLAAQTLSAHHQYPDGAFLMCGTLFAPIQDRDAPGQGFTHKRGDWVEIASPKLGRLVNRVGLTTDAPPWRFGARALMANLARRGIPV, encoded by the coding sequence ATGACCGTCGCCCTCTCGCCCGAAGCGATCCTGCCGCAGGATCACGGCCTGCTCGTCGGCCGGGTGTGGCGGCCCGCGCCCGTGGCCGGCCCCAGCGTCGTGCGCATCGACGGCGGCCGTGTGGTGGACATCACCCGCGCCTTTCCCACCATGGCCGACGTGCTGAACGCGCCTGACCGTGCCGCCCGCGTCCGCCATGCCGCGGGCGAGCCCATCGGCGACCTCGCCGCCCTGCTGGCGGAGAGCGCGCCCGACCGCCGCCGGGGCGCCCATTTTCTCGCGCCCAGCGACCTGCAACCGACCAAGGCCGCCGGCGTGACCTTCGCCATTTCCATGCTGGAACGGGTGATCGAAGAACAGGCCAAGGGCGACCCCGCCCGCGCCGCCGCCCTGCGCACCACGATCCAGCAGCAGATCGGCGCCGATCTTGCCGCCATCGTTCCCGGCTCGGCCCAGGCCGACGCGCTCAAGGCCCAGCTGATCGGGATGGGGGCGTGGTCGCAATATCTGGAGGTCGGCATCGGCCCGATGGCCGAGATCTTCACCAAGGCCCCGCCCATGGCCGCCGTCGGCGTCGGCGCCATGATCGGCTTGCATCCGGACTCCACCTGGAACAATCCGGAGCCGGAAATCGCGCTCGCCATCGCCGCCTCGGGCGAGGTGGTGGGCGCGACGCTGGGCAATGACGTCAACCTGCGCGACGTGGAGGGGCGGAGTGCGCTGTTGCTGGGCCGCGCCAAGGACAACAACGCCAGCGCGGCGCTGGGGCCCTTTCTGCGCCTGTTCGACGAGAGTTTCGGCATCGACGACGTCCGCGCGGCGCACCTGACCCTGAAAGTCTCCGGCGAGGACCAGTTCGTGCTGGAGGGGGCGAGCGACATGCGCGCCATCAGCCGCGACCCGCTGGACCTGGCGGCGCAGACGCTGTCGGCGCATCACCAGTATCCGGACGGCGCCTTCCTGATGTGCGGCACCCTGTTCGCGCCGATCCAGGACCGCGACGCGCCGGGCCAGGGCTTCACCCACAAGCGCGGCGACTGGGTCGAGATCGCGAGCCCGAAACTGGGGCGGCTGGTCAACAGGGTCGGCCTCACCACCGACGCGCCGCCCTGGCGCTTCGGCGCGCGGGCGCTGATGGCGAACCTGGCGCGCCGCGGCATCCCGGTCTGA
- a CDS encoding M81 family metallopeptidase produces the protein MARIAVGGFHHETNTFAPTRASFDHFERTDGWPGLLRGTAMLPTLAGKNIPLAGFAAAAQSDWELLPTVWCNASPSAHVEEAAYEPIVRMLTEDLAALGPVDAVFLDLHGAMVCEHLEDGEGELLRRVRAIVGPDVPIVASLDLHANVTAAMVEHSDLLVGYRTYPHVDMAETGARCAALMARIFREGKPAKAWRKLDFLISINWQCSLVEPARSVYRAMAEGETGAIWSLSFTPGFPPADITDCGPAVLAYASSSPRAEAAAEAAASTIALQEDEFDGGYFTPAGAIAEAKTLLEQGVHPVVIADTQDNPGGGGDGNTAGMLAALVAERAENAVLGLYIDPDVAAKAHAAGTGREISACFGGFWPGDEKICLRAEVERLGDGRFHCTGGFYGGNDMDLGPMALLRLAGHDIRVVVASRKVQAADREMFRHVGVEPKDAAVLVLKSSVHFRADFTFDGGEILIATAPGPVTADPAELPYRHLRPGVRLGANGPVHRS, from the coding sequence ATGGCGCGCATCGCGGTCGGTGGGTTCCACCACGAGACCAACACGTTCGCGCCCACGCGGGCCAGTTTCGATCATTTCGAGCGGACCGACGGTTGGCCGGGGTTGCTGCGGGGCACCGCCATGCTGCCGACGCTGGCGGGCAAGAACATTCCGCTGGCCGGGTTTGCGGCGGCGGCACAGTCGGACTGGGAATTGCTGCCGACGGTCTGGTGCAATGCCAGCCCGTCCGCCCATGTGGAGGAAGCCGCCTACGAGCCCATCGTCCGCATGCTGACCGAGGATCTGGCGGCGCTGGGGCCGGTGGACGCGGTGTTCCTCGACCTGCACGGTGCCATGGTCTGCGAACACCTGGAGGATGGCGAGGGCGAATTGCTGCGCCGGGTGCGCGCGATTGTCGGGCCGGACGTGCCGATCGTCGCCAGCCTCGACCTGCACGCCAACGTCACCGCCGCCATGGTCGAGCACAGCGACCTGCTGGTCGGCTACCGCACCTACCCCCATGTTGACATGGCGGAGACAGGGGCACGCTGCGCCGCCCTGATGGCCCGCATCTTCCGCGAGGGCAAGCCGGCCAAGGCCTGGCGCAAGCTGGACTTCCTGATTTCGATCAACTGGCAGTGCTCGCTGGTGGAGCCGGCCCGCTCGGTCTACCGCGCCATGGCGGAGGGCGAGACCGGGGCGATCTGGAGCCTGTCCTTCACCCCCGGCTTTCCGCCGGCCGACATCACCGACTGCGGGCCCGCTGTCCTGGCCTACGCCAGTTCCTCGCCACGGGCGGAGGCGGCGGCCGAGGCGGCCGCGTCCACCATCGCGCTGCAGGAGGACGAGTTCGACGGCGGCTATTTCACGCCCGCCGGCGCCATTGCGGAGGCGAAAACGCTGCTGGAGCAAGGCGTGCATCCGGTGGTGATCGCCGACACGCAGGACAATCCCGGCGGCGGCGGCGACGGCAACACCGCCGGCATGCTCGCCGCCCTGGTGGCCGAACGGGCGGAGAACGCCGTGCTCGGCCTCTATATCGACCCGGACGTGGCGGCGAAGGCGCATGCGGCGGGGACCGGCCGCGAGATTTCCGCCTGTTTCGGCGGCTTCTGGCCCGGCGACGAGAAAATCTGCCTGCGCGCCGAGGTCGAGCGCCTCGGCGACGGCCGCTTTCACTGCACCGGCGGCTTTTATGGCGGCAACGACATGGATCTGGGGCCGATGGCGCTGTTGCGGCTCGCGGGCCACGACATCCGCGTCGTGGTCGCCAGCCGCAAGGTGCAGGCCGCCGACCGGGAAATGTTCCGCCATGTGGGCGTGGAGCCGAAAGACGCGGCGGTTCTGGTGCTGAAATCGTCGGTGCATTTCCGCGCGGATTTCACGTTCGATGGCGGCGAAATCCTGATCGCCACCGCCCCCGGCCCGGTGACGGCAGACCCGGCGGAACTGCCCTACCGACATCTGCGCCCCGGCGTGCGCCTGGGGGCGAACGGGCCGGTGCATCGAAGCTAG
- a CDS encoding ATP-binding cassette domain-containing protein, with protein MTSALTLTGLEKAFGAKRVLQGVDLEVPQGATTVLVGPSGGGKTVLLKCAAGLLRPDAGRVDVLGETDVRHWRDLRPRIGVLFQQNALFDGMSVWQNVAFPLRRQGTLAGPAREKAFHLLSLVGLDARAGEAAPSALSGGMRKRAALARAVAGDPDLLLLDDPTAGLDPVLAASMEQLIRHLVRREGASALIVTADVHDLGARFDHAAILDAGRIVWQGRAADASAERHPLMAAA; from the coding sequence ATGACCTCCGCTCTCACCCTGACCGGGCTGGAAAAGGCCTTCGGTGCCAAGCGCGTGCTGCAAGGCGTCGACCTGGAAGTGCCGCAGGGCGCCACGACGGTGCTGGTCGGCCCCTCCGGCGGCGGCAAGACCGTGTTGCTGAAATGCGCCGCCGGCCTGTTGCGGCCGGATGCCGGCCGGGTGGACGTGCTGGGCGAAACCGATGTCCGGCACTGGCGGGATCTGCGCCCGCGCATCGGCGTGCTGTTTCAGCAAAACGCCCTGTTCGACGGCATGAGCGTCTGGCAGAACGTGGCGTTTCCGCTGCGCCGACAGGGCACCCTCGCCGGTCCGGCGCGGGAAAAGGCGTTTCACCTGCTCTCGCTGGTGGGGCTCGACGCCCGGGCGGGCGAGGCCGCACCCAGCGCGCTGTCCGGCGGCATGCGCAAGCGCGCGGCGCTGGCCAGGGCCGTGGCGGGCGACCCGGACCTGTTGCTGCTGGACGACCCCACCGCCGGCCTGGACCCGGTGCTGGCCGCCAGCATGGAACAGTTGATCCGACATCTGGTCCGCCGCGAGGGCGCCTCGGCGTTGATCGTCACGGCGGACGTTCACGACCTTGGCGCACGCTTCGACCATGCGGCCATCCTGGATGCGGGGCGGATCGTCTGGCAGGGTCGTGCGGCGGACGCCTCGGCCGAGCGGCATCCGTTGATGGCGGCGGCCTGA
- a CDS encoding mandelate racemase, producing MKITDVTLTLFAWDDIPATQYGQHTGKFGGSSQMGLLRIETDQGLTGHAFLGSSSRGGQMDGQSLIAYLKPIVMGQNPLERERLYKAMYRRARMTTLRCIGAVDVALWDIAGQAAGLPICDLIGRFRSSCPAYASSAVLASPQAYAEEAVRIRDAGWAAYKIHPPTVPEQDIAVCKAVREAVGDDYRLMLDSTWCYDYPQALRVGLAIQDLGFYWYEDPLDEEDLTNYIKLRQQLRIPIMATEYSPGGLYSYAPWLLTQATDYLRGDVAVKGGITGILKAAHLAEAFKMNYEIHHGGNSLNNVANLHVTMAIPNCELFEVLMPAEAQKYGLVDEPAPDANGLVHAIDKPGLGAEIDFALVEKKTVAVLR from the coding sequence ATGAAAATCACCGACGTCACGCTCACCCTGTTTGCCTGGGACGACATCCCGGCGACCCAGTACGGCCAGCACACCGGCAAGTTCGGCGGTTCCTCGCAAATGGGGCTGCTGCGGATCGAGACCGATCAGGGCCTGACCGGCCATGCCTTTCTCGGCTCGTCCTCCCGCGGCGGCCAGATGGACGGGCAGTCGCTGATCGCCTATCTCAAGCCCATCGTCATGGGCCAGAACCCGCTGGAGCGGGAACGGCTCTACAAGGCCATGTACCGCCGCGCGCGCATGACGACGCTGCGCTGCATCGGCGCCGTGGACGTGGCGCTTTGGGACATTGCCGGCCAGGCCGCCGGCCTGCCGATCTGCGACCTGATCGGCCGGTTTCGCTCGTCCTGCCCCGCCTATGCCTCCAGCGCCGTGCTGGCCTCGCCGCAGGCCTATGCCGAAGAGGCCGTCCGGATTCGCGATGCCGGCTGGGCCGCCTACAAGATCCATCCCCCGACGGTGCCGGAGCAGGACATTGCGGTCTGCAAGGCCGTGCGCGAGGCGGTGGGCGACGACTACCGGCTCATGCTCGATTCGACCTGGTGCTATGACTACCCGCAGGCGCTGCGGGTCGGGCTCGCCATCCAGGATCTGGGCTTCTACTGGTACGAGGATCCGTTGGACGAGGAAGACCTCACCAACTACATCAAGCTGCGCCAGCAATTGCGCATACCGATCATGGCGACCGAGTATTCGCCCGGCGGCCTCTATTCCTACGCCCCCTGGCTGCTGACCCAGGCCACCGACTATCTGCGGGGCGACGTGGCGGTGAAGGGCGGCATCACCGGCATTCTCAAGGCGGCGCATCTGGCCGAGGCCTTCAAGATGAATTACGAAATCCACCATGGCGGCAACTCGCTGAACAATGTCGCCAACCTGCACGTCACCATGGCCATTCCGAATTGCGAGCTGTTCGAGGTGCTGATGCCGGCCGAGGCGCAGAAATACGGCCTGGTCGACGAGCCCGCGCCGGACGCCAATGGCCTGGTCCACGCCATCGACAAGCCCGGCCTGGGGGCGGAGATCGACTTTGCCCTGGTGGAAAAGAAAACCGTGGCCGTGTTGCGGTAG
- a CDS encoding pyrimidine 5'-nucleotidase — translation MRRTHPESGDLDHIDCWVFDLDNTLYCSRKYDLFPAMGAKMELYLQRTLGISREQAQQLRAQWSTDHGTTLRGLMIEHGLAPDTFLEFVHDLDLDQIQPEPALDRAIAALPGRKVVFTNATVKYAVDIMDRLGVSAHFDHIFDVAAADYVPKPQMPAYDQFLKATGVRPERSIFFEDMARNLAPAAQIGMTTVWVENERANAGPTPACDHIHYIAEDLTRWLQAAAASR, via the coding sequence ATGCGCCGCACGCATCCGGAATCCGGGGATCTCGACCATATCGACTGCTGGGTGTTCGATCTGGACAACACGCTTTACTGCTCGCGCAAATACGACCTGTTCCCGGCCATGGGCGCGAAAATGGAGCTGTATCTGCAGCGCACGCTGGGCATTTCGCGCGAGCAGGCGCAGCAATTGCGGGCGCAGTGGAGCACCGACCACGGCACGACGCTGCGCGGCCTGATGATCGAGCACGGCCTGGCGCCGGATACGTTTCTGGAGTTCGTCCACGACCTGGACCTGGACCAGATCCAGCCGGAACCGGCATTGGACCGGGCCATCGCCGCACTGCCGGGGCGCAAGGTGGTGTTCACCAATGCCACGGTGAAATACGCGGTCGACATCATGGACCGGCTGGGTGTCTCCGCCCATTTCGACCACATCTTCGATGTCGCCGCCGCCGACTATGTGCCGAAGCCGCAAATGCCGGCCTATGACCAGTTTCTGAAGGCCACGGGCGTCCGGCCCGAGCGCTCCATCTTTTTCGAGGACATGGCCCGGAACCTGGCGCCGGCGGCACAGATCGGCATGACCACGGTCTGGGTCGAGAACGAGCGCGCCAATGCGGGGCCGACGCCCGCCTGCGACCACATCCACTATATCGCCGAGGACCTGACCCGCTGGCTGCAAGCCGCCGCCGCCAGCCGCTGA
- the dapD gene encoding 2,3,4,5-tetrahydropyridine-2,6-dicarboxylate N-succinyltransferase, protein MAGSFADLAQTIDQAWEDRAAISASTQGAVREAVNEALDAMDSGKVRVAEKIGGEWEVRQWCKKAVLLSFRLNDSAPIKGGPGNATWFDKVPSKFDNWGQAEFAAAGFRAVPGAVVRHSAFIAKGAVLMPSFVNVGAYVGENTMVDTWATVGSCAQIGANCHLSGGVGIGGVLEPLQAEPVIIEDNCFVGARSEVAEGVIIREGAVLSMGVFIGASTKVIDRHTGEIHIGTVPSYAVVVPGSLPQGPDKPSLYCAVIVKTVDEQTRAKTSINDLLRD, encoded by the coding sequence ATGGCTGGCTCGTTTGCCGATCTCGCCCAAACCATCGATCAGGCGTGGGAGGACCGCGCCGCCATCTCCGCCAGCACCCAGGGCGCGGTGCGCGAGGCCGTGAACGAGGCGTTGGACGCCATGGACAGCGGCAAGGTCCGCGTCGCCGAGAAGATCGGCGGCGAGTGGGAGGTGCGGCAGTGGTGCAAGAAGGCCGTGCTGCTGTCGTTCCGCCTGAACGATTCCGCGCCGATCAAGGGCGGGCCGGGCAACGCCACCTGGTTCGACAAGGTGCCGAGCAAGTTCGACAACTGGGGCCAGGCGGAATTCGCCGCCGCCGGCTTCCGCGCCGTGCCGGGCGCGGTGGTGCGCCACTCCGCCTTCATCGCCAAGGGCGCGGTGCTGATGCCGTCCTTCGTCAATGTCGGCGCCTATGTCGGCGAGAACACCATGGTCGACACCTGGGCGACCGTCGGCTCCTGCGCCCAGATCGGCGCCAACTGCCACCTCTCCGGCGGCGTCGGCATCGGCGGCGTGCTGGAGCCGTTGCAGGCGGAGCCGGTGATCATCGAGGACAATTGCTTCGTCGGCGCCCGCTCCGAAGTGGCGGAAGGCGTGATCATCCGCGAGGGCGCGGTGCTCTCCATGGGCGTGTTCATCGGCGCGTCCACCAAGGTGATTGACCGCCACACGGGCGAGATCCACATCGGCACCGTGCCGTCCTATGCGGTCGTCGTGCCGGGTTCGCTGCCGCAGGGGCCGGACAAGCCCAGCCTCTATTGCGCCGTCATCGTCAAGACCGTGGACGAGCAGACCCGCGCCAAGACCTCCATCAACGACCTGCTGCGCGACTGA
- the dapE gene encoding succinyl-diaminopimelate desuccinylase: protein MRYATDPVQILQDLIRCPSVTPVDEGALGVLERALEPMGFACERMPFSTPGTPDVDNLYARLGSDAPPLCFAGHTDVVPPGNPDDWSHPPFAADIVGSDGNKVMIGRGAVDMKGAIAAFIAAVGRYLEEKGPPANGSIAFLITGDEEGPAHNGTKRMLTKLADRSEKLGACIVGEPTNPNHLGEMLKIGRRGSLSGILRVDGVQGHVAYPAQAKNPIHPLVRMLNEITAEPLDEGSDHFQPTSLQLTSVDVGNPTHNLIPAKAKAHFNVRFNDLHTSADVEAWVRERLDRVDFPYDLEVMVSGESFLTPPGPLSDLVASAAKAETNRDPDLSTTGGTSDARFIKDYCPVIEFGLISEWAHKVDEQVRLDELEGLTRIYRRFLDTWFARA, encoded by the coding sequence ATGCGATATGCCACCGACCCGGTCCAAATCCTGCAGGACCTGATCCGCTGCCCGAGCGTCACCCCCGTCGACGAGGGCGCGCTCGGCGTGCTGGAGCGCGCGCTGGAGCCCATGGGCTTTGCCTGCGAGCGCATGCCGTTCTCGACGCCGGGCACGCCGGACGTGGACAATCTCTATGCGCGGCTCGGCAGCGATGCGCCGCCGCTCTGCTTTGCCGGGCACACGGACGTGGTGCCGCCCGGCAATCCCGACGACTGGAGCCACCCGCCCTTTGCCGCCGACATTGTCGGCTCGGACGGAAACAAGGTGATGATCGGGCGGGGCGCGGTGGATATGAAGGGCGCGATCGCGGCCTTCATCGCCGCCGTCGGGCGCTATCTGGAGGAGAAAGGGCCGCCGGCCAACGGCTCCATCGCCTTCCTGATCACCGGCGACGAGGAAGGGCCGGCCCATAACGGCACCAAGCGCATGCTGACCAAGCTCGCCGACCGCAGCGAGAAACTCGGCGCCTGCATTGTCGGCGAGCCGACCAACCCGAACCATCTGGGCGAAATGCTGAAGATCGGCCGGCGCGGCTCGCTATCCGGCATTTTGCGGGTCGACGGCGTGCAGGGCCATGTCGCCTATCCGGCCCAGGCGAAAAACCCGATCCACCCGCTGGTCCGCATGCTGAACGAGATCACGGCGGAGCCGCTGGACGAGGGCTCGGACCATTTCCAGCCGACCTCGCTGCAACTCACGTCGGTGGATGTCGGCAACCCGACCCACAACCTGATTCCGGCCAAGGCCAAGGCGCATTTCAACGTGCGCTTCAACGACCTGCACACCTCGGCCGATGTGGAAGCCTGGGTGCGGGAGCGGCTCGACCGGGTCGACTTCCCCTATGACCTGGAGGTGATGGTCAGCGGCGAGAGCTTCCTCACCCCGCCGGGCCCGCTCTCCGACCTGGTTGCGTCGGCGGCCAAGGCCGAGACCAACCGCGATCCGGACCTGTCCACCACCGGCGGCACGTCGGACGCGCGCTTCATCAAGGATTATTGCCCGGTGATCGAGTTCGGCCTGATCAGCGAATGGGCGCACAAGGTCGACGAGCAGGTGCGGCTCGACGAACTGGAAGGCCTGACGCGGATTTACCGCCGTTTCCTCGACACCTGGTTCGCGCGGGCATAG